One genomic region from Balaenoptera acutorostrata chromosome 1, mBalAcu1.1, whole genome shotgun sequence encodes:
- the IGSF8 gene encoding immunoglobulin superfamily member 8 yields the protein MGALGPKPPPPLLLLILGVGCCAREVLVPEGPLYRVAGTAISISCNVTGYEGPAQQDFEWFLYRPEAPEAALGIVSTRDTRFSYAVFGPRVAAGEVQVQRLQGDAVVLKIARLQAQDAGIYECYTPSTDAQYLGSYSGKVELRVLPDMLQVSATPPGPRGRQAPTSPPRLMVHEGQELALGCLARTSTQKHTHLAVSFGRAVPEAPVGRTTLQEVVGLRPDLAVEAGAPYAERLAAGELRLGKEGTERYRMVVGGAQADDAGTYHCTAAEWIQDPDGSWAQIAEKRAVLAHVDVQTLSSQLAVTVGPGERRIGPGEPLELLCNVSGALPPPGRHAAYSVGWEMAPAGAPGPGRLVAQLDTEGVGSLGPGYEGRHIAMEKVASRTYRLRLEAARPGDAGTYRCLAKAYVRGSGARLREAASARSRPLPVHVREEGVVLEAVAWLVGGTVYRGETASLLCNISVRGGPPGLRLAASWWVERPEEGELSSAPAQLVGGVGQDGVAELGVRPGGSPISVELVGPRSHRLRLHSLGPEDEGVYHCAPSAWVQHADYSWYQAGSARSGPVTVYPYTHALDTLVVPLLVGAGVALAIGATVLGSITCCFMKRLRKR from the exons ATGGGCGCCCTCGGTCCcaagccgccgccgccgctgctgctgtTAATCCTGG GAGTCGGGTGCTGTGCCCGGGAGGTGCTAGTCCCTGAGGGGCCCCTGTATCGCGTGGCTGGCACAGCCATCTCCATCTCCTGCAATGTCACTGGCTACGAGGGCCCTGCCCAGCAGGACTTCGAGTGGTTCCTGTACAGGCCTGAGGCCCCAGAGGCTGCCCTGGGCATTGTCAGTACCAGGGATACCCGATTCTCCTATGCTGTCTTTGGGCCCCGAGTGGCAGCTGGTGAGGTACAGGTACAGCGTCTGCAGGGTGATGCCGTGGTGCTCAAGATTGCCCGCCTGCAGGCCCAGGATGCTGGCATTTACGAATGCTACACACCCTCCACGGATGCCCAGTACCTGGGCAGCTACAGCGGCAAAGTGGAACTGAGAG TTCTTCCAGATATGCTGCAGGTGTCTGCTACCCCCCCAGGGCCCCGGGGCCGTCAGGCCCCGACTTCACCCCCTCGCCTGATGGTGCACGAGGGGCAGGAGCTGGCACTGGGCTGCCTGGCACGGACGAGCACCCAGAAGCACACACACCTGGCCGTGTCCTTTGGGCGAGCTGTGCCCGAGGCGCCAGTGGGGCGAACAACTCTGCAGGAAGTGGTGGGACTCCGGCCCGACCTGGCCGTGGAGGCCGGAGCTCCCTATGCTGAGCGGCTGGCGGCAGGGGAGCTGCGGCTGGGCAAGGAGGGGACTGAGCGCTACCGCATGGTGGTGGGGGGCGCCCAGGCGGACGACGCGGGCACCTACCACTGCACTGCCGCTGAGTGGATTCAGGATCCCGATGGCAGCTGGGCCCAGATCGCGGAGAAGAGGGCTGTCCTGGCCCACGTGGACGTGCAGACACTGT CCAGCCAGCTGGCAGTGACAGTGGGGCCTGGTGAGCGTCGGATCGGCCCAGGGGAGCCCTTGGAGCTGCTGTGCAATGTGTCAGGGGCCCTGCCCCCACCAGGCCGTCATGCCGCGTACTCCGTGGGCTGGGAGATGGCACCTGCAGGGGCACCTGGGCCTGGCCGCCTGGTTGCCCAGCTGGACACGGAGGGTGTGGGCAGCCTGGGCCCTGGCTACGAGGGCCGGCACATTGCCATGGAGAAGGTGGCTTCCAGAACCTACCGGCTACGGCTGGAGGCTGCCCGGCCTGGGGATGCGGGCACCTACCGCTGCCTCGCCAAGGCCTATGTCCGAGGGTCTGGGGCCCGGCTTCGGGAAGCCGCCAGTGCCCGCTCCCGGCCCCTCCCCGTGCACGTGCGTGAGGAAG GTGTGGTGCTGGAGGCTGTGGCCTGGCTAGTGGGAGGCACAGTGTACCGCGGGGAGACGGCCTCCCTGCTCTGCAACATCTCTGTGCGGGGTGGCCCCCCCGGGCTGCGGCTGGCTGCCAGCTGGTGGGTGGAGCGGCCGGAGGAGGGGGAGCTGAGCTCTGCCCCTGCCCAGCTGGTGGGTGGCGTGGGCCAGGACggtgtggcagagctgggggtcCGGCCCGGAGGCAGCCCTATCAGCGTGGAGCTGGTGGGGCCCCGAAGCCATCGGCTGAGACTCCACAGCTTGGGGCCCGAGGACGAAGGCGTGTACCACTGTGCCCCCAGCGCCTGGGTGCAGCACGCTGACTACAGCTGGTACCAGGCGGGCAGTGCCCGCTCGGGGCCTGTCACGGTCTACCCATACACGCATG CCCTGGACACCCTGGTTGTGCCCCTGCTGGTGGGTGCAGGGGTTGCCCTAGCCATCGGAGCCACCGTCCTGGGCTCCATCACCTGCTGCTTCATGAAGAGGCTGCGGAAACGGTGA